From a region of the Streptomyces sp. NBC_01454 genome:
- a CDS encoding uracil-DNA glycosylase, whose translation MAARPLQEIVEPGWAKELEPVADRIAAMGDFLRAEIAAGRSYLPAGADVLRAFQQPFDEVRVLIVGQDPYPTPGHAVGLSFSVAPEVRPLPPSLENIFRELHSDLGLPRPSNGDLTPWTRQGVLLLNRALTTAPRKPAAHRGKGWEEVTEQAIRALVARGRPLVSVLWGRDARNLRPLLGDLPAVESSHPSPMSADRGFFGSRPFSRVNDLLARQGAQPVDWRLP comes from the coding sequence GTGGCTGCACGACCTCTCCAAGAAATTGTCGAACCAGGCTGGGCCAAGGAACTTGAGCCCGTCGCCGACCGGATCGCCGCGATGGGCGACTTCCTGCGGGCGGAGATCGCCGCGGGACGGAGCTATCTGCCGGCCGGCGCCGATGTGCTGCGCGCCTTCCAACAGCCCTTCGACGAGGTGCGGGTGCTCATCGTCGGGCAGGACCCCTACCCCACACCGGGGCATGCGGTCGGGCTCAGCTTCTCCGTGGCGCCGGAGGTGCGTCCGCTGCCGCCGAGCCTGGAGAACATCTTCCGCGAGCTGCACTCCGACCTCGGACTGCCCCGGCCGTCGAACGGCGATCTGACCCCGTGGACGCGCCAGGGCGTACTCCTGCTGAACAGAGCGCTGACGACGGCGCCCCGCAAACCGGCCGCGCACCGCGGCAAGGGCTGGGAAGAGGTCACCGAACAGGCCATCCGCGCGCTGGTGGCCCGCGGGCGCCCGCTGGTCTCGGTGCTGTGGGGGCGCGATGCCCGCAATCTGCGGCCGCTGCTCGGCGACCTGCCGGCCGTCGAGTCCTCGCACCCCTCCCCCATGTCCGCCGACCGGGGCTTCTTCGGCTCACGGCCCTTCAGCCGGGTGAACGACCTGCTGGCACGGCAGGGCGCCCAGCCCGTCGACTGGAGGCTGCCCTGA
- a CDS encoding phospholipid scramblase-related protein: MTNANIPAGWYADPQGTPHQLRWWDGSRWTEHTHPGQQPPAPHQAPQPGHQQAPQQPAPQQAAQQQATQQPPQQMPHQSAPQQQLPPQQAPGQAPYPGPQQGGAPYGAQGYGHPQQAPGQQLPGQQMQQPYGQQPMPGQPAGNPGAVQHQVQQQAGVAPGGPGGGSLFTEPVLVVNQKAKLIEVTNEYSVFDQHGNTIGTVVQVGQSTAKKVLRVVSSLDQYMTHKLEIRDAYGQPQLVLTRPAKILKSKVIVQRPDGSPVGEIVQQNAIGKINFAMMVNGQQIGAIKAENWRAWNFAIVDHADTEVARITKTWEGLAKTMFTTADNYVLQIHHQLPDPLLSLVVATALTVDTALKQDARGLG; encoded by the coding sequence ATGACGAATGCGAACATCCCTGCGGGTTGGTACGCCGACCCACAGGGCACCCCCCACCAACTGCGCTGGTGGGACGGGTCCCGCTGGACGGAGCACACCCACCCGGGACAACAGCCCCCGGCCCCGCACCAGGCGCCCCAGCCGGGCCACCAGCAGGCACCACAGCAGCCGGCGCCCCAGCAGGCGGCGCAGCAACAGGCCACCCAGCAGCCCCCGCAGCAGATGCCGCACCAGTCCGCTCCGCAGCAGCAGCTGCCGCCGCAACAGGCGCCGGGCCAGGCTCCGTACCCGGGCCCGCAGCAAGGCGGCGCCCCGTACGGCGCGCAGGGCTACGGCCACCCCCAGCAGGCGCCCGGCCAGCAGTTGCCCGGCCAGCAGATGCAGCAGCCGTACGGACAGCAGCCGATGCCGGGGCAGCCCGCCGGGAATCCGGGCGCCGTGCAGCATCAGGTGCAGCAGCAGGCCGGGGTGGCGCCCGGCGGGCCGGGCGGCGGCAGCCTGTTCACCGAACCGGTGCTGGTGGTCAACCAGAAGGCCAAGCTGATCGAGGTCACCAACGAGTACAGCGTCTTCGACCAGCACGGCAACACCATCGGCACGGTCGTCCAGGTCGGCCAGAGCACGGCCAAGAAGGTCCTGCGCGTCGTCTCCAGCCTCGATCAGTACATGACCCACAAGCTGGAGATCCGGGACGCCTACGGCCAGCCGCAGCTGGTGCTGACCCGGCCGGCGAAGATCCTCAAGTCCAAGGTGATCGTGCAGCGTCCGGACGGCTCGCCGGTCGGCGAGATCGTGCAGCAGAACGCCATCGGGAAGATCAACTTCGCGATGATGGTCAACGGCCAGCAGATCGGCGCCATCAAGGCCGAGAACTGGCGCGCCTGGAACTTCGCCATCGTCGACCACGCCGACACCGAGGTCGCCCGGATCACCAAGACCTGGGAGGGGCTGGCCAAGACGATGTTCACGACGGCGGACAACTACGTCCTGCAGATCCACCACCAGCTGCCCGACCCGTTGCTGAGCCTGGTCGTCGCCACGGCCCTGACCGTCGACACCGCCCTCAAGCAGGACGCCCGCGGCCTTGGGTGA
- a CDS encoding N-acetylglucosamine kinase — translation MGEPPGHGRDAAGAGHVLGVDSGGSGLRIAVARADDEAARPLAVRVSREPVRTGPAGIDAGHLLSQLLPAAQELRREAGADGFTAVCVGAAGAATLGDELRGRLPAALATALGVRRCAVAADAVTAYAGALGQRPGAVVVAGTGMIALGTDPTTPGGWRRADGWGHLLGDCGGGAWLGRAGLEAALRAYDGRPGGSAALLARAEAVFGPAGELPGALYPRADRPAALASFAPEVAGCATGGDPVALGILRAAAGHLADAAAAVCPPAADSAVACTGGLFGLGEPLWAPLRTALAERLPRARRTVAAGSPLDGALTIAAALAGDRLTLPADGKLLQITRPAPGP, via the coding sequence TTGGGTGAGCCCCCCGGCCACGGCCGGGACGCCGCCGGGGCCGGTCATGTCCTCGGCGTGGACTCGGGTGGGTCGGGGCTGCGGATCGCCGTCGCCCGCGCGGACGACGAGGCCGCCCGCCCGCTGGCCGTACGCGTCTCCCGCGAGCCGGTGCGCACCGGCCCCGCCGGGATCGACGCCGGACATCTGCTGTCCCAACTGCTGCCCGCAGCACAGGAGTTGCGGCGCGAAGCGGGTGCGGACGGGTTCACCGCGGTGTGCGTGGGCGCGGCCGGTGCGGCCACGCTGGGCGATGAGCTGCGCGGCCGGCTGCCCGCCGCACTGGCCACCGCCCTCGGAGTGCGGCGCTGCGCGGTGGCCGCGGACGCGGTCACCGCGTACGCCGGGGCACTGGGGCAGCGCCCCGGTGCCGTGGTCGTCGCGGGCACCGGCATGATCGCCCTGGGCACGGATCCGACCACCCCGGGCGGCTGGCGCCGTGCGGACGGCTGGGGCCATCTGCTGGGCGATTGCGGCGGCGGAGCCTGGCTGGGCCGCGCCGGACTGGAGGCCGCGCTGCGGGCGTACGACGGGCGGCCCGGCGGTTCGGCCGCCCTGCTGGCGCGCGCGGAAGCGGTGTTCGGGCCGGCCGGTGAACTGCCCGGCGCCCTCTACCCGCGCGCCGACCGGCCCGCCGCCCTCGCCTCGTTCGCCCCGGAGGTGGCCGGCTGCGCCACCGGGGGCGACCCGGTGGCGCTCGGCATCCTGCGGGCCGCCGCGGGCCATCTCGCCGATGCCGCGGCCGCGGTCTGCCCGCCGGCCGCGGACAGCGCGGTGGCCTGCACCGGCGGGCTGTTCGGCCTGGGCGAGCCGCTGTGGGCGCCGCTGCGCACGGCGCTCGCCGAGCGGCTGCCGCGAGCACGCCGGACGGTCGCCGCCGGGAGCCCGCTCGACGGGGCGCTGACCATCGCCGCGGCGCTGGCCGGCGACCGTCTGACGCTGCCCGCCGACGGGAAGTTGTTGCAGATCACACGGCCTGCGCCGGGTCCGTGA